One window of Corynebacterium sp. P3-F1 genomic DNA carries:
- a CDS encoding thioesterase family protein, whose product MADNAPNNIQHITLRWNDFDRYDHLNNCKFLDISQEARIAFLRENFSDQEQEFGVFVRHVEIDYMRPVMADTTAVEVETTVTEIGNTSFKTRQDLKDRQGRVCGVVNTVLVAVDLSTAAPREITQAERGILNAGAGESAE is encoded by the coding sequence ATGGCTGACAACGCACCGAACAACATCCAGCACATCACTCTGCGTTGGAACGATTTCGACCGTTACGATCACCTGAACAACTGCAAGTTCCTCGACATCTCGCAGGAGGCGCGCATCGCCTTCCTGCGCGAGAACTTCAGCGACCAGGAGCAGGAATTCGGGGTCTTCGTGCGCCACGTGGAGATCGACTACATGCGCCCCGTCATGGCGGACACCACCGCGGTAGAGGTGGAGACCACGGTGACCGAGATCGGCAACACCTCCTTCAAGACCCGCCAGGACCTGAAGGACCGCCAGGGCCGGGTGTGCGGCGTGGTCAACACCGTGCTGGTCGCAGTGGATCTGTCCACCGCCGCCCCGCGTGAGATCACGCAGGCGGAACGCGGCATTCTCAACGCTGGCGCCGGCGAGTCCGCGGAGTAG
- the pepN gene encoding aminopeptidase N, with protein sequence MKTNLLRSDAQHRAELISGVHYSIALDITGTDTFTARTRVTFESKEGETFFDLVADSFEATLDGTLIDGRSLPLSPGPHELVVTSTHSYSRTGEGLHKFTDPADGKDYLYTQFEPAMAMRTFACFDQPDLKATYEISVTAPERHVVVLNEAVQRTDNGDGTATTSTTIDYPLSTYLICVCAGEFERVTDTYTCTDNGEERTIELGLYARASLIPHMDSERLFAQTKNGFDFYHEKFGRAYPFGDKYDQIFCPEYNMGAMEHVGAVTYRDEYVFTSEPTPYRLERRNDTILHEMAHMWFGDLVTMKWWDDLWLNESFATWSAAAAQVGIGEYPEAWTTFASVEKAWAYNQDQLPSTHPIAADAPDIETAEQNFDGITYAKGASVLKQLQAYVGYEEFFAGVRTHFDNHAYSNAEFADLLGALEEASGRDLSDWAQQWLRTTGVSRLRPEITPDSFAVVQESEVMRTHRVRVGLYSLIDGSVTRIKQVELDVAGERTEVPELAGVDHDLALVNDDDLTYCLMGLTEEHQRFALEHLGEIEDSLARTLVWSSLWESVRDGFVPARQFVQLVARFAGQETHPSVQERLLAQATQAVKQYVADDWRAEGMALLNTAFRGAEPAVVFDRALARLTPEKETVDHFRDLLERTADPADPARNQETRWLALTNLIAAGELPLSAAEEEKDSSSEGAVSRLRARASVDKRWAWEKLVSEDLTNLESRYLMDGLTFTREGLEGLTDEYFRVAPQLWDRLTNEMAQRTLEGMYPLWDVSEEAIAKADEFLGKDMPAGLRRIITEGQDRVARALRNRVVDAAAI encoded by the coding sequence ATGAAGACGAATTTGCTGCGATCCGATGCTCAACACCGCGCCGAGTTGATCAGCGGGGTGCATTACAGCATCGCGCTGGACATCACCGGCACGGACACCTTCACCGCCCGCACGAGGGTCACGTTTGAATCAAAAGAGGGAGAGACATTCTTCGACCTCGTCGCGGACAGCTTCGAGGCAACGCTCGACGGCACGCTTATCGACGGCCGCTCCCTCCCTCTTTCCCCCGGCCCCCACGAGCTGGTGGTCACCTCCACCCACTCCTATTCCCGCACCGGTGAGGGCCTGCACAAATTCACCGACCCGGCTGACGGCAAAGATTATTTGTACACCCAGTTCGAGCCGGCGATGGCGATGCGCACGTTCGCGTGCTTCGACCAGCCCGACCTCAAGGCGACGTATGAGATCTCAGTGACCGCACCGGAGCGACATGTCGTCGTTCTCAACGAGGCTGTGCAGCGCACCGACAACGGCGATGGCACTGCCACCACCAGCACGACGATCGATTATCCGCTGTCGACGTACCTCATTTGCGTGTGCGCCGGCGAATTCGAGCGCGTCACCGACACATACACCTGCACCGACAACGGTGAAGAGCGGACAATCGAGCTGGGCCTGTACGCCCGCGCGAGCCTCATTCCGCACATGGACTCGGAGCGGCTGTTCGCGCAGACGAAGAACGGCTTCGACTTCTACCACGAGAAATTCGGTCGCGCTTACCCATTCGGCGACAAATACGACCAGATCTTCTGCCCGGAGTACAACATGGGCGCGATGGAGCACGTCGGCGCGGTGACGTACCGCGACGAGTACGTCTTCACCTCCGAGCCGACTCCCTACCGCCTCGAGCGCCGCAACGACACCATTCTCCACGAGATGGCCCACATGTGGTTCGGCGACTTGGTCACCATGAAGTGGTGGGACGATCTGTGGCTCAACGAGTCATTCGCCACCTGGTCCGCGGCGGCAGCCCAGGTGGGCATCGGCGAGTACCCGGAGGCGTGGACCACGTTCGCCTCGGTGGAGAAGGCGTGGGCGTATAACCAGGACCAGCTCCCGTCGACGCACCCGATCGCGGCGGACGCACCCGACATCGAGACCGCCGAGCAGAATTTCGACGGCATCACTTACGCCAAGGGCGCCAGCGTGCTCAAGCAGCTCCAGGCGTACGTCGGCTACGAGGAATTCTTCGCCGGGGTGCGCACGCACTTCGACAACCACGCCTATTCCAACGCCGAGTTCGCGGACTTGCTCGGCGCGCTCGAGGAGGCCTCCGGCCGCGACTTGTCCGACTGGGCGCAACAGTGGTTGCGCACCACGGGCGTGTCCCGCCTCCGTCCGGAGATCACCCCGGACAGCTTCGCCGTCGTGCAGGAGTCCGAGGTCATGCGTACGCACCGCGTTCGTGTCGGGCTGTATTCGCTTATCGACGGCTCCGTCACCCGCATCAAGCAAGTCGAGCTCGATGTCGCCGGTGAGCGCACCGAGGTTCCCGAGCTGGCGGGAGTGGACCACGACCTCGCGCTGGTCAACGACGACGACCTCACCTACTGCCTGATGGGTTTGACGGAGGAGCACCAGCGGTTCGCGCTGGAGCACCTCGGCGAGATCGAGGATTCCTTGGCGCGCACACTCGTGTGGTCGTCGCTGTGGGAATCGGTGCGCGACGGCTTCGTGCCCGCCCGCCAGTTCGTGCAACTGGTCGCGCGCTTCGCCGGGCAGGAGACCCACCCGAGTGTGCAGGAACGCTTGCTCGCCCAGGCCACGCAGGCAGTCAAGCAATACGTCGCGGATGACTGGCGCGCCGAGGGCATGGCCTTGCTCAACACCGCGTTCCGCGGCGCCGAGCCAGCTGTCGTCTTCGACCGTGCCCTTGCCCGCCTCACCCCGGAAAAGGAGACGGTGGACCACTTCAGGGACCTGCTTGAGCGCACTGCCGATCCGGCTGATCCCGCACGCAACCAGGAGACTCGCTGGTTGGCGCTGACCAACCTCATTGCGGCGGGAGAGTTGCCGCTTTCGGCTGCCGAGGAGGAGAAGGACTCCTCCTCGGAGGGGGCGGTGTCGCGGTTGAGGGCGCGGGCGAGCGTCGATAAGCGATGGGCGTGGGAGAAGCTGGTCAGCGAGGATCTGACCAACCTTGAATCCCGCTACCTGATGGACGGGCTGACCTTCACGCGCGAGGGCCTCGAGGGCTTGACCGACGAGTATTTCCGTGTCGCGCCGCAGCTGTGGGACCGTTTGACCAACGAGATGGCGCAGCGCACGCTCGAGGGCATGTACCCGCTGTGGGATGTGTCGGAGGAAGCGATCGCCAAGGCCGACGAGTTCCTCGGCAAGGACATGCCGGCGGGGCTGCGCCGCATCATTACTGAGGGCCAGGACCGCGTCGCGCGGGCGCTGCGGAACCGGGTGGTGGACGCAGCCGCGATTTAG
- a CDS encoding globin — protein sequence MTMNAGDDAQNSENTAQTMYEALGEDFFRRLVAGFYEQVREDDLIGPMYPEDDFEGAEDRLRWFLVQYWGGPQTFSEKRGAPMLRRRHFPFPIGMKEAERWLDLMSNSLDQFTGEELLPAQRDALWNHMQRVAYMMINQPEDHPGMRPQGGSLM from the coding sequence ATGACTATGAACGCGGGCGACGACGCACAGAACTCTGAAAACACAGCCCAGACCATGTACGAGGCGCTTGGGGAGGACTTCTTCCGCCGGCTCGTCGCGGGCTTTTACGAGCAGGTACGCGAGGATGACCTGATTGGCCCCATGTACCCCGAAGACGACTTCGAGGGCGCGGAGGACCGCCTCCGGTGGTTCCTGGTGCAGTACTGGGGCGGCCCGCAGACCTTCAGCGAGAAGCGCGGGGCACCGATGCTGCGCCGGCGGCACTTCCCCTTCCCCATCGGCATGAAAGAAGCGGAACGCTGGCTCGACCTGATGAGCAACTCGCTCGACCAATTCACCGGCGAAGAGCTACTGCCCGCCCAGCGCGACGCATTGTGGAACCACATGCAGCGGGTCGCCTACATGATGATCAACCAGCCGGAAGACCACCCGGGGATGCGGCCCCAAGGCGGGAGCTTGATGTAG
- the ettA gene encoding energy-dependent translational throttle protein EttA gives MAEFIYTMKNVRRAVGDKVILDNVTMAFYPGAKIGVVGPNGAGKSSLLKIMAGIDQPNNGEAFLDPGATVGILLQEPPLNEEKTVRENVEEGLGDIFEKKQRFEEIATEMAMNYSDELMEEMGKLQEELDAADAWEVDSKIEQAMEALRCPPSNSPVTNLSGGERRRVALAKLLLSQPDLLLLDEPTNHLDAESVLWLEKHLQDYPGAVLAVTHDRYFLDHVAEWICEVDRGKLYPYEGNYSTYLEKKAERLEIAGKKDQKLQKRLKGELEWVRSSPKARQAKNKARLERYEEMAAEAEQYRKLDFEEIQIPTPPRLGNKVVEVKDLNKGFDGRTLIKDLSFTLPRNGIVGVIGPNGVGKSTLFKTIVGFEEPDSGSVEVGDTVQISYVDQNRENIDPEQTVWEVVSDGLDYIHVGQNEMPSRAYLSAFGFKGPDQQKPSKVLSGGERNRLNLALTLKQGGNLILLDEPTNDLDVETLGSLENALQKFPGCAVVISHDRWFLDRTCTHILAWEGNIEEGKWFWFEGNFGDYEANKVERLGEEAAKPSRVTHRKLTR, from the coding sequence CCTCGCTGCTGAAGATCATGGCGGGCATCGACCAGCCGAATAACGGCGAGGCCTTCCTCGATCCGGGTGCAACCGTGGGCATCCTGCTCCAGGAGCCGCCGCTGAACGAGGAGAAGACGGTCCGCGAGAACGTCGAAGAGGGCCTGGGAGACATCTTCGAAAAGAAGCAGCGCTTCGAGGAGATCGCCACCGAGATGGCCATGAACTACTCCGACGAGCTCATGGAGGAAATGGGCAAGCTGCAGGAGGAGCTCGACGCGGCTGATGCGTGGGAAGTGGACTCCAAGATTGAGCAGGCGATGGAAGCTCTGCGCTGCCCGCCGTCGAATTCCCCGGTGACCAACCTTTCGGGAGGTGAGCGCCGCCGCGTCGCGCTGGCCAAGCTGCTGCTTTCTCAGCCGGACCTGCTGCTTCTCGACGAGCCGACCAACCACCTCGATGCCGAGAGTGTCCTCTGGCTGGAGAAGCACCTCCAGGACTACCCGGGTGCTGTCCTGGCCGTGACCCACGACCGCTACTTCCTCGACCACGTTGCGGAGTGGATCTGCGAGGTCGACCGCGGAAAGCTCTACCCGTACGAGGGCAACTACTCCACCTACCTGGAGAAGAAGGCCGAGCGACTCGAGATCGCCGGAAAGAAGGACCAGAAGCTGCAGAAGCGCCTGAAGGGCGAGCTGGAGTGGGTCCGCTCCTCGCCGAAGGCGCGTCAGGCGAAGAACAAGGCGCGTCTGGAACGCTACGAGGAGATGGCTGCCGAGGCGGAGCAGTACCGCAAGCTCGACTTCGAGGAAATCCAGATCCCGACCCCGCCGCGTCTGGGCAACAAGGTCGTGGAGGTCAAGGACCTGAACAAGGGCTTCGACGGCCGCACCTTGATCAAGGACCTGTCGTTCACGCTGCCGCGCAACGGCATCGTCGGTGTCATTGGCCCGAACGGTGTGGGTAAGTCCACCCTGTTCAAGACCATCGTCGGTTTCGAGGAGCCGGATTCCGGCTCGGTCGAGGTCGGTGATACCGTCCAGATTTCGTACGTGGACCAGAACCGCGAGAACATCGACCCGGAGCAGACTGTGTGGGAGGTCGTTTCCGACGGCCTGGATTACATTCACGTCGGCCAGAACGAGATGCCGTCGCGTGCGTACCTGTCGGCCTTCGGTTTCAAGGGGCCGGACCAGCAGAAGCCGTCGAAGGTTCTCTCCGGTGGTGAGCGCAACCGCCTGAACCTAGCGCTGACGCTCAAGCAGGGCGGAAACCTGATTCTGCTCGACGAGCCGACCAACGACCTTGATGTGGAGACCCTCGGCTCCCTGGAGAATGCGCTGCAGAAATTCCCGGGCTGCGCGGTGGTCATTTCGCACGACCGCTGGTTCCTCGACCGAACTTGCACCCACATCCTCGCCTGGGAGGGCAATATTGAGGAGGGCAAGTGGTTCTGGTTCGAAGGCAACTTCGGGGACTACGAAGCCAACAAGGTGGAGCGACTCGGCGAGGAAGCCGCGAAGCCGTCCCGCGTCACACACCGCAAGCTGACGCGCTAG
- a CDS encoding cystathionine gamma-synthase → MSAGFNTDSIHAGYEPDSLYGSINTPIYASTTFAQDDLAVTRNGYEYTRVGNPTITALEKTVAALEKADFGVAFSSGMAAVDSVLRILLKPGDHIVIGNDAYGGTYRLIQQIFTLWGIENTPVDITNVDEVAAAIQDNTKVVWVESPTNPLLSIADIQALAGIKGDATLVVDNTFASPYLQQPLELGADVVLHSTTKYIGGHSDVVGGVVVGRNTEEGHEGVSAITAGSFDALNNLEEQLRFFFGWVGAIPSPFDTYLTARGLKTLGVRMEKHCDNAEAVANHLNESDKVSRVYYPGLADHPGHDLAVRQMRRFGGMVSVAFNTAEQAMTFCRSTKLFCLAESLGGVESLLEHPATMTHVSVAGSALEVPPELVRISVGIEDTEDLIADLEQALAKL, encoded by the coding sequence ATGTCTGCCGGATTCAACACAGATTCTATTCACGCCGGATACGAGCCGGATTCCCTTTACGGGTCGATCAACACGCCGATCTACGCGTCGACCACCTTCGCGCAGGATGACTTGGCGGTGACCCGCAACGGGTACGAGTACACCCGCGTGGGCAACCCGACCATCACGGCGCTGGAGAAGACCGTCGCTGCGCTGGAGAAGGCCGACTTCGGCGTCGCGTTCTCCTCCGGCATGGCAGCCGTGGACTCGGTGCTGCGCATCCTGCTCAAGCCCGGCGACCACATCGTCATCGGCAACGACGCCTATGGCGGAACCTACCGCCTGATCCAGCAGATCTTCACCCTGTGGGGGATCGAGAACACCCCGGTGGACATCACCAACGTCGACGAGGTGGCCGCCGCGATCCAGGACAACACCAAGGTCGTGTGGGTCGAATCCCCGACGAACCCGCTGCTGTCCATCGCGGACATCCAGGCGCTCGCCGGCATCAAGGGCGACGCCACCCTCGTCGTGGACAACACCTTCGCCTCCCCGTATCTGCAGCAGCCGCTGGAGCTCGGCGCGGATGTGGTGCTGCACTCCACCACCAAGTACATCGGCGGCCACTCCGATGTCGTCGGCGGTGTCGTGGTCGGCCGGAACACAGAAGAAGGACACGAGGGTGTCTCCGCGATCACCGCGGGCAGCTTCGATGCCCTGAACAACCTCGAGGAGCAGCTCCGCTTCTTCTTCGGCTGGGTCGGCGCGATCCCCTCGCCGTTTGACACCTACCTCACCGCCCGCGGCCTGAAGACTCTCGGTGTGCGCATGGAGAAGCACTGCGACAACGCCGAGGCCGTGGCCAACCACCTGAACGAGTCCGACAAGGTCTCCCGCGTTTACTACCCGGGTCTTGCGGACCACCCGGGCCACGACCTGGCTGTGCGCCAGATGCGCCGCTTCGGCGGCATGGTCTCCGTGGCCTTCAATACCGCCGAGCAGGCCATGACGTTCTGCCGTTCCACCAAGCTGTTCTGCCTGGCGGAATCCCTCGGCGGCGTGGAGAGCCTCCTCGAGCACCCGGCCACCATGACCCACGTGTCCGTCGCCGGCTCCGCGCTCGAGGTCCCGCCGGAGCTCGTCCGCATCTCCGTCGGCATCGAGGACACCGAGGACCTCATTGCGGACCTCGAGCAGGCGCTGGCGAAGCTCTAA